Part of the Lolium rigidum isolate FL_2022 chromosome 6, APGP_CSIRO_Lrig_0.1, whole genome shotgun sequence genome, GGCACTGTTTGATCATATCCTAAGAGGGACACAGTCTCATGGACTGCAACGATTGATGGTTATGTACAAGATGGCCAGTTCGGAGAGGCACTGGAGATGTTTCGTAAGATTCAGTTTAGCAAGTTGAGGGCATGAGTTCACCATGGTCAGCATAGTCACACTGTGTGCGTAACTTGGTGCTTTAGAGACAAGGGTGCATGAACAGGGATCAATATGGGTACTTGTATTGAAATTGTGGGAGCATTGAACAGGCGTTGGATGTTGTTCAAAGAGATATAAAACCAGTATAAGTTTTCTTGGACCGCCATTATACTTGGATTTGCAGTGAATGGCCACGGTGAGGAGGCCATCGACATGTTTTATGGGATGCTTAGGGTGTTTGAAGCTCCAGATGAGGTGATCTTCATTGGTGTTCTAACTGCGTGCACTCATGCTGGCTTGGTTGACAAAGGACGAGACTTCTTTCAGCATGACTGGGAACTATGGGATTGCTCATAATGTTATGCATTATGGATGCAGAATCAACCTCCTTGGCTGAGCTGGAAACTAACAGAAGCACGAGAAACAATAGGTGAAATGGCCGCGACACCCACCTCTGCAATTTGGGGACACTGCTGGCTGCTTGTAGTATACATGGTAACTTAGAGGTAGGTGAATTGGCAGCAGAGAATGTCCCTGAGTTGGATCCTGGGAACAGCATGGCTTGCATCCTTTCGTCCAATATTAACGCAACGCCTAAATAGATGGGAAGATATCCAGCGGCTTAGGCAGGTAATAATGGAGAAAGGAATCAAGAAAGAACCTGATTGCAGTCTGATTGAAATGAATGGCACAATTCACGAATTTGTAACTCGTGATAGATCTCATACTATGAGCAAGGAAATCTATTCCAAATTGGATAAGGCACTCACTCATTTAAATAATGCTATGTATGTGCCTGATGTAACTGAGGTCTTTGTTCAAGACATCGAAGAAGAAAAACAGCAAGTTCTTACTGGCACAGCGAAAAGTTGGCACTTGCTTTGCATTACTGAGACCAGAATCTAGTGTGATGATGAGGGTTGTGAAAAACTTAAGGATGTGTTTGGATTGCACAAGACATCGTTCCTGAGGCACAAGACATGCTTCCATCATAAGGGAATATCAGTTTGTCCGAAAGCTTTCGTGATCACTCAATGGTCAACAAGCATTTCTCATTTGAAATGCTGTACTGTGCAAATCTGTAGTTCAGGGGATGAAATCAGGCCGCCGACAATATCATCACTCCATTGGAAATCATACGCGTTATGTTCTCGTTGGTTTGCCTCCAATCATCTTGCTCTAATTCTCTGTGTTGCTGTATGCTGATTGTTATATTGGCAGTTGGCACAACTTTTATTGGAACAAAGATAATTTGCATGTTATGCAAAGTCTGTACTTACTTTTTCTGATTAGATACTAGTCAGTTTTCCAATGCTCCTTTGAGTAATTTGTTGTTTCCAGGCAGACTGTTATTTTGGGAGAGATTCTGATTCAGTTCTTATATTTTATAAGTTCAACAGAAGCTGTCTGGTCTTTCTGGATTTTCTTTCAACAGAAACTGTCTGGTCTTTCTTAATTTTCTTTCACTAACATGTCATAATGTTGCTCTGGCTCTGCAGATAGTTCCATAGAGGAAGTTCTTTCAGTGACATTGATTTATCTTATGGCCTGAAGCTGATAATCATTGTGCAACTGTATTCTGTCAATCACATGCTAGCAAATGTTGGTGTCTGCTGATGCTTTACTGTTTGGTGCTTACTCAAACCAGGTTTGTTCTGTGCCCTGCCTTTGTATGTTCGATCCTGTTGCCTAGTTGATATTTGAATTTGTAATGAAGTCAACACATTTACCtactttgaatatggaatatttgACCATGCTTGTTCACAATTGCTCAGTAAATCTTGACACGTTTTGTGAAACAATCATTCCATCTATATGCCTTTAATACACCATGTTTTCTTTTGAGTTATTCTCACCTGTTGATGCCCACAGTTGCTAGAGAAGTACATAATTTATCTGAAATAGTTTAGAAGACAAAGGTGATATTTAGCATGATTTTGGCAACTAGGAGAATTAACTAGCACATTTAAAACAATGCATTTCCTCATTAATCTTGAGTTCGGCCCTTTAACTGTTTTTGAATATAAACAGGACAGAGCAACCTTGTTTAGCTGATCCTTGGAACGCTTTTTTTAGGGTATGAGAAATCCTTGAAATTTCATGTTTGTCACAGTACTAAACCAAATACGAGTGTCTATGCTGGTTCCACTTCCTTCCCCTTTTGGATTATTCACCTCAAAATTTGAGGCTCAAATCAACTCTAGCTTTTAGTGTCGGTTTTGACAGTGCGTacacttttatttcattttttctcaTTTTCAATTCTTATTAACTCTGATGAGCAAGTGGTAGCAAAATGAAAGAGGACCATAACATCTCGAAAAGCAGACTCTGTGTAACCCTTATGCTGACTCTCATGAAATCTGCGCAACAGCTTGGGCAATGGATATCGCTGTCACTCGGACCATGTCTAATCTCTAAACAATCAGGGGCCAACTAGTGAGCCTGATACAAGCTATTGGTTGCTCGTAAAATAAAATTCTTTATAATGATATTTGTACTGCAGGATCTTTCACTTGTGTTTACACGAAAAGAGAGAGCTTATTAGCATCTGTCAGCCACATGCATTCGTCTTGTTTCCCATTTCTTGAATTAATAGCCTTACGTTGTTATACGAAGAACCTTCCTCGCCGAAAGCCCTCCTTGCCTTAATGGCGTAGTCTTTTGCTCTCATCCTCAACTCCTGTGCAGCCTCCCCCTCACCCATCAGGGTGTACACTGCTTTTTCCACAGCATCTCTTGTAACCATAACCTCTTGTTGTTCGTTTCCCCACTGTGTAACTCCTTCCACTCCAACCTCCAAACCAGTTTTCAGAACATCCACCACGAGCTTCTCATTCAAAAACTGCTCCGCAAAAtgtggccatgtgatcatgggcaCACCTGCACATATACCCTCTATTGTTGAGTTCCACCCACAGTGCGTCATAAATCCTCCAATGGCTTGGTGCCACAGTATCATTACCTGTGGCGCCCAGCCTCTTATAATCATGCCTCTGTCTTTGACGCGCTCCTCGAACCCATCTGCGAGCCATTCCTCGACTTCAGGAAACTTTCCTCCTGCTTTGATCACCCAAATAAAGGGTTTGTTGGAGGCTTCGAGTCCCAGCCCCAGCTCAACAAGCTGTTGAGGTGTAGTGGAAGCGAGGCTGCCAAAGCTGACAAAGATTACCGAGCCTGGCTTCATTGAATCAAGCCATTGCAAGCACTGTGCCTCATCCATTGATGCCTTGTTTCCTCTTGTGGCCATTGTGTTGCTGTCTCGGTGGCAGAGGCACATTGGCCCGACCGTCCAGACCTTCTTCCTTGTCACTTGCTCCAAGGACTCAATGTACAATGTCTCTAGTTCTTCGAAGCTGTTAATGATCACACCATCGCATCTCAGCTCCTCCTCATACATCTTCTCACGAATTTTCTCAAAACCTGGAATGAAAAGACTTCCAGGGCATTTAGCCTTGGTCAACTCTAGTTGTGTAGGGAACCCCGGGATCGTGATGAGCTCATTTTCATCTGTGACGTTTTCCAGCACCTTGTTGTGAGAGATGATGTACCTGCAAGATGGTCAtagttattttttaaaaaaatatgttgAAGTACATATTTCTTTCTTTGACAAACATCAACCAGCTGCAACTGGCCTAGAAATGCTTATAGATATCTGTTTTCCGTAATTTGTATAATACATGTTTCGTTACGTGAAACAGTGCCCAGGTTGTTTTTATTTCTTATGTAGTCTTTTAATATGTGTAGCTTTCTTGCTTCTGGAAAGAATTTACACTAATTGTCCCTCTGCTGTTTAAGTAAAATACTTAAGAATGACAGCAAATATATGTCCGATACAAAATTAACTACTGACAAGATTTGGCTCTCATGGTTGTACCTGACAAGGGAGGAGAAGCCACAGCAGCCACTAAAAGTGAGCCTCAGGATAATACAGATTTTTCTGACAAACGTCGATCATCTGCAACTGGCCTATAAAAATTGCTTATAAATATCTGTTTTCCGTAATTTGTATAATACATGTTTCGTTACGTAAAACAGTGCCCAGATCGTTTTTTATTGTTCTTACGTAGCCTTTTTTATCTGTATGATTTATTGCTTCTGGAAAGAATTTACACTATTTTTCCCCTCTGTACGTTGTTTAAGTAAAATACTTAAGAATAGCAGCAACTATATGTCCGATACAAAAATTAAGTACTGACAGGGTTTGGCTCTGATGGTTTGTACCTGACTAGGGACGAGAAGCCACAGCAGCCAGTAAAAGTGAGCCTCGGGATACCAAGCTCCCTTGCGATGTCACCGGTCCACCAGTGCATCATGTCAGATATGATGCAGCTTGGAGGCGAGCGCTGCTGCTGACGGAGGTGCGCCATTAACGGCTCCCCGAGCGCGGCACATGCCTCCATGAAGCTCACGACCAGACCCTTGGACTGGATCATGTCGATGTTTTCACACCCGTCCGGTAGGCCGAACTCGGCGGTCGGGAAGTCGAGCTCCACGAGCCGGACCGCCAGGCCCTCTGTCTCCACATCGGCAGCGAAGCCCGCCAACCTGGAGGCGTTCACCGGCGTGGTGATGAAGCTGACCTGCGCGCCATGCTCGGCCAGCAGGCGCGCCATGTCCGTCATGGGAATGGTGTGGCCCTGCGCCATCATCGGGACCAGAACGAAGTGCGCCCCCACGGAGCCGATCGGGCCGTTGCCGTGGTCGAAGGTCATGTTTTCTGTCAAGCTTGATAAGCTAAGTGGCAGTGGCAACTTAAGTGTATAAGCAGCACCCGGTTTGTGCTATATGTAGGTACgttgacgacgaagaggtgcaatGAGTATACTACCCTGACGATACAAGGAGCAGCGCCTAGTGCGGcctgcggcggcagcagcgtatcAACTTGGTCACCTCTTCTGAGTGACGCACGCTCTCACGTCAGTCAGGCATGTGGATGCTTCGAATGGTAACCTGATTTTGGATGTTCGAGAAGGTGATGTTGGAGGATGTGGTTCTACTTTCTCAAGGCTGTATAGGATAGCCAATTGAGTTGTGCCAATGATGTGTGCCGGTAGGATTTTTTGTCTTATCCGATTAGGCCCCGCTTTTGTAACGGAGTAGAAATAGGAAAATCGCAGGAACACTAATTTTCCTGCCGTTTGGAACGTAAGAACCGTCGTACAGTACTAGTAGAAAAGGTAGAGGATATGGAATGGGTTTCCTAAGTTTTTTGCAGGAATTTTACAGGATTCTGATAAATCCACTCGGAGTTGACGGCTTCTACCTCATTTTCTCGTCTCTTGTCGATGTGCCACCAACGCACGGATACAAGGAAACAGAGAAAAACTGTAGCATGCCGCTGGCATGGGAGGCTCTACCGGGTGCAAAAATGGAATCGTCGCTGCGTGTTGGCAGCCACTGAGCCACGTTTTACCTGGTACTACTCCACCAAGCAAAGGTGCTATTTCCTTACTTGGCTGCACGCACCGTAGTTGTACCTGCAAAACATTTTCTAGGAAATGCTAGTAATTGTGTTTTTTCAGATGATTCATTGTCCATGGGTGAGACCGAGTTTGATACTGTTGTTGCGTTTCTAAGCAACACTTCAGATTTTTCCTTGTTTTCATTCTTCTGTTTTGCATTCATAGAATTTTCGATGCTTTTAATTTCTTTGTTTTGAATGTGAATTTGTTTCCTATTTCTATGTACTTTCTATCTCACGTTCAAGCGGGGCTAACAGTGGATATGGTATGTGCATCTACCCTTGCAACTTCTGTAGGTGATAAGCTTTTTAGTAACAAAAACACTAACATAAGTTTAGAACAAGTACTAGTTCATGTTTTGACTCATCTTCTTTTACACAACAAGTCATTAATTCTGATGATTTGCTGGTCCCCCGGTAAGGGCGTGTACAATGGTTTTATCTTAGCAACGGCATGTGGGATATTTGTTGGATTTGAGGAAAGGCTGACGAAAGAAGTGTTAAAGAGatatttgtatattgtagttCCCTAGTAGTTTGGGGGTTTTTTGCATATTTCACACATTTGCATACATTTGCATGTACtacatattgtggcctttggtccCCTACAATATAAGTTGCTACTCTCCTAACATGGTATTATGggctagggtttctttttttCTGTCCGGACATGCAACTTGTCCAATCCTGATCCAAAAATTTTGGtcagccgctgccgccgccagatCTCGGCTATCACCGCTTGTCCCAGCCGCCAAAGGCTAGTTCCCGTCCTCTGCTGCCGGTTCTAGGCATCTGCTTCTCGGCcatcagctgccctcgtctcacgtgggaactttgactcgctgttAGTGTGTCCCCGTCGCCGCTTGAAGCTGATTCCCGACTCCTCCGTCCATGTCGCTGCTTGGTGTTGCTGCCCTCATCCGTCCCCGCCACTAGCGTTGCTGCCCCGTCTGCTCTATCCCCGTCGGATCAAGGCGGGAGACATGACGATCCCGACCAACTCATCGGCGGGGGCCCTCGCGATGGCTGCATACTGACCTTCTGAATAGAAAAAGTGGCAACTTCGGCCAAGAATGCTAGGATGCGGGGctaaatggggggggggggggtccgcCGAAGGCCTCCTCTGGCAGCGGCTGGGTGAACAAGGTGGACGAGGTCGGTCTCTTGCGGCGGCAGCAGGGGGCTCCGAAGTTGCCTAGGGGTGACCTAGGAGGTTAGGGGTGTGCACAGTAGCCGATTGGCTCTTGTATTCCTATATAACCCATTCTGAATTACAGAATTGATGAAGAAAATATACCTTGTAAGCATATATCAACTTCGGTTTAGCCTCGATATATGAAAACTGGAATTGAGAAAGAATTATAAATTAATTAAAACATTATGCAAACATGAAGTTTCTGTGTCAAGGTGACACTACTCCTACCTCACAGTGGTGGTTTACAAAATGCACTCTATGGAACAAAGGTGCATCTTTTCATCTCGTGATAGAACCCTTTCTTCCGCAAGATGTCATGTTCTGAGTATGAGCAAACTCCGCAACTATCATTTCCCAATAATATTG contains:
- the LOC124660288 gene encoding UDP-glycosyltransferase 73C6-like, whose protein sequence is MTFDHGNGPIGSVGAHFVLVPMMAQGHTIPMTDMARLLAEHGAQVSFITTPVNASRLAGFAADVETEGLAVRLVELDFPTAEFGLPDGCENIDMIQSKGLVVSFMEACAALGEPLMAHLRQQQRSPPSCIISDMMHWWTGDIARELGIPRLTFTGCCGFSSLVRYIISHNKVLENVTDENELITIPGFPTQLELTKAKCPGSLFIPGFEKIREKMYEEELRCDGVIINSFEELETLYIESLEQVTRKKVWTVGPMCLCHRDSNTMATRGNKASMDEAQCLQWLDSMKPGSVIFVSFGSLASTTPQQLVELGLGLEASNKPFIWVIKAGGKFPEVEEWLADGFEERVKDRGMIIRGWAPQVMILWHQAIGGFMTHCGWNSTIEGICAGVPMITWPHFAEQFLNEKLVVDVLKTGLEVGVEGVTQWGNEQQEVMVTRDAVEKAVYTLMGEGEAAQELRMRAKDYAIKARRAFGEEGSSYNNVRLLIQEMGNKTNACG